The genomic stretch CAATGAGTATAggaacaaggtaggtgttcctaatgcactcattgttcagtgtgtatatatagttgCTAACAAGCTTTTTGTATCTACTGGGATTAGGGACCACCCCTTTTCATGAACACATTAGTGCGTGAAGCCATGAAGTCACTGGTCTTTGAGAGTGTAAAACGACTAAGATTGCAGGTCTGGTTTCTGTTTAGCTCCACTACAGTTCAGCATGCACTGGAATGACACCAGAATTTTCTGGCAGCCTGGattttaaaccaaaaagccATTGTTTTGGAAGCTGAGATCACACTTAgtctttataatatatattatatacattttaattagagTTACATGCAGTAATAAACCACTGTTATCTCACGATTAATAGTTGGACTAAGGCATCTGAAACACTGACTTACTGCAACAATACCAGTCATGTCCATGCAGACATCCTCTTTAATGGAAATTGTAGTCACAGTTACAAGTGGCATGCGGTGATTAAAAAATCCAAATTTTTTCCCATTCACATAAACCTGGAAATAAAGTAAAGTTAATAGAGCAAGTCATTTAGCTgttctaaaaaaaatctttttttccacatattCTGTTAAAAATAATACCTCATAGCAGTTTGTTCTGATGACAAAGAAGATATCAAATGCTGATCCTTTTGGTGTAGGACACCAGTTAAAGGTTTCTTcattctcccagtgtccattcCTGCAACTGTTAAAGACAGTGCCTGTCGATAACATGCGTGGGTTGAAATGAAAAGCAATGTCATCATCTTCATTCTGTCCAGTTTTGAGATTGATGCTAAACCTGTGTAGGAGGTAAATTCATTTGGTGTTGAACATAAAAGTTAACACTTATTTTAAACCCATAACATATCAGTGTATTTAGTATGTTTATTGTGTAGTCAGTATATAAGCATACATACGTGGAGGCATCTGGATGAACAACTCCTTGGAAGTACAAAGCCATTCCTGGTTTCAGATCTCCAGGGATTTTGGCCACATAGGGAATGTTCTGTGAATAATATTAAACATGTTTCCAGACATAAAATTATGTTTACCTTACAGAGAGTAATGGCACTGGATTGTCTACatgctgatattttttttcattgttaaaCTATATAGTTAGGCCTCATTGTAAACAATGTAACTTACAATGTTGCTGACTTGATTTGTAACCTCTCTCTGGATGGTTGACAGACTCCAGCATGAGTTGCCCAGGCTGGTTATTTTATTCCTCAGTTCCTTATAGAGGTAATACATGGTCCAATTCTGTGAAGAACAAAATCTGCATCCCaactttaaaattataattgCTCTTAGGTGATGGAGTAtaattttcttacatttttaattccCATCATGAGAAGTATCTCTTCCTTGAAATGTCATCAACCCAAACTGATTTGGAATCAGAAATACTTAATCTTTCACTTaaatcaaaataatattttatacttaTATTAGTTACTGCATAAATAATTATGcctaaatgtattcattcattcctccatggtctgtaaatgtttatcCAGCTCATTGGAGTCACAGTGCTCAATATAATGCTGAGTACCCTCACATGTGgtatgcagaaacacatgcaaTTAGTCTGAGTTTCCTGGAGCATTCAAATTTTCCATGGCCCGCACTCATAATTTTTGGAaagatatttatttgtttattatacaGAAAAATTATAGTAActatttggtttgttttgaaTATATGGTGTTTAGtttcataaatatttcacaTAACAAGGcagaaaaatattatataatcaGTCTTTATTATATAAACCCTAAAAACATTTGTATAGCCTTTTCTTGTTTTTAGAATACTATGGCTGTAATTTGCTTCCTCTTTTCTTATTGTTATAATTTTTTTCATGTTCCTGTTCAGTAgtaatgttaaatataaaataaaaaacgaGTTTATCTTCattaccacaaaaaaaaactttcacaCATTTTTCACTGGTACAATTTACTTGCAATGTTTTTGAAACTGCTTATATGCttatgaaatatattaaatattattttgttatttcatcAAATATTAGTTTCAAAATCTGCCAGCACTCAAATTTAAACTTGGAATTAAATACTCTGATATTTCAGGAGTCAACTCTTAATCTTGACTCCTTTCGCTCAAATCAAAAGAACTGACATTTAACACTTAGAATGTGGCAAACATTTGACACACTGCTGGGCAATTCTAAAtcaaagaatcgattctttAAGAGCTGACACCCTCAGTGCGCTGTGTTTTCTGTCACAGCTGTAGGGAGGACGAGAAGGTGGACATAAGGACAGAATTTGTtaacacaacaaaaataaacaaaacaaacaataaaattaacACAAGCTTGACTAAActgaacagaacaaaacaaagaacgaTGAACTGATGTAGACATGTGCAAACATAAGACAAACACATCTACAGACATCTACACACAACAAAGGAACACTGAAACCTAGTTGGGTATAAGCAGGAACAAGGAAAAGAAATACATGGGAAAAATAACAAgagggcaggaccacaaagAAGACACAGGTGGGAACACTGTTTACAAGTTGGGAGGCTAAGGTGGAGCTAAGatagagacaggaaccaaaacaAACTTAGAGCCATGTGGTAAAAGAGCACATGGTAGACAAGGGAAATAAGAAAATACAGAAACGGAACAGGAAGTGTGACATGTTTTCTtggtattttatatttatataggtttatttctaaaatattttcacatttacattttctgtactcatttattttttattaagcttAAACATAGACATTTACAGCTGTATATAAAGCAGCATTTACCTCATTTTATGAAAAGACTCATTATAatcataattataaatatagccgcaagtgGCAATTCTCAGGGTCCAAACCTGTATTCGCTGGTAGATGAACAACATGCCATATGATAGAAAAGGATTTTAGGGGACGTTTTCGTAGTGTTTTAAAGGTGGTCCTTAGTGTTCTGGCATCTATGTAGAGATGCAGCttgagatggaggagtagtggatgacagagacagcatagagcactCTACAGAGACAGAAACCAGGGTGAAACTCCAGAGTGaattctgtgctctatgctgtctttgtcatccgctactcctccatctcacgCTATATCTCCACAGAGGCACCTGAACACAGAGGaccaccttacaaacactactcaaACTTCCCTAAAGATCCCCTTCTATCTCAGGAAAGCTTATaattgtttgcttgtttgtttgttcattcattcattgttttagGCAGTTTTTGTCTTCCATAGAAAATATCGTATAATGTATTATCTTTCAAAAGCTTCACTTTCACTTGCATTACTTCACTgtgtatataattaataatttttaaaatcatattacaatatgcatgcaaattatatgtaaatacatttacacagatAACAAATATGTCCTTCACCTCAATGTATAAtattgaactgttttgtgttccaCCTCACTTACTAtaaattttactttaatttaaagccatttaaatatttgaaaaattataatttaagcATTGCATGTATCTATTTGCCATCTCATGAAAACACCATTTTTTAAGAGTTGTTCACTCAACATTCTGGAATATATTCATCCATGCTGAAAATATCTGGAAGTCACATAATCACTAGAAATATGTATCATCTGAAATTCATTgagaagtaaagaaaaaaacataccTTGATTTGGATAGAGATTCCTGAAAGTTTCTCTGTAGTTCTCTATATATGACAAAAAAAGTTTGGTAAGTAATACTTATGTAGTGAAATAAAAGTAAAGTCATGCAGGTTGTTCTATCTTGTGATGAGACATCTGAAACAATCATCACCAGACAATGCTTTATATAGGAATCGCTGCTCACCAGAGGCAAGCAAAATGGAATAAAGCTTTTTATTGGCTACACAGTAAAAATTTGCCAAATATGGATTCTGTGTCATGATGCAAAGGCATAAAAACATCAGGCGTGAACCTAAAGAGGAAGTTCACTTCACGTACTTCACGTATAAACTTCACACCGTAtgttttttaatcacattttaatgtACATAGACTGATGTGCTCAATGTGAAATAAGTGAACAAAAGAATGGTACAGAAGCCCTGCTTCCAGGAGCAATAAAATACAAGAAATATGTCCTGGTGGAGATCTGGGCTGCAGCTGAATACAACAGATGCAGACACTCCTCTGTAATGGAGAGAGGGGAACTCTTGctaaaaaatgaatgtaatgaaTGATACTTGAAAATCATTTAGGCTTTATTTCCATAGAaactgatgaacagatgttaagTGAACACTGCTGAGAAACCAAATTTAACCATTTTTagattaaacactgcagtatttagagGTCTTCTTCTTGATTATATGACTTAATTTATCAGATATCTGTTATAATAAGTGCCAAATTATGTGCATCTGAAGAACATTTTTCAGCACCTGTGATTTAGGTTATGGCATGGCTTGACAGTACCTTTCTTGGTCTGTGGGAGCTGGCATTCGTATTACATCTGACTCTGCTACAAGCTATAAAAAGACCCATTATATAAAACCACATCGCAAATTCCTCCAGTGGACATACCCCAATATGCCTCTAGTAAAAGCTTATAGACCTCCTCTTCATAAATATCTTGTGGCTCCTAACAATTTCAACTTTTTTACAAAGTGTGAGTAGAAATTGCTGATCAGATATCATGTGGATGTGCGCATCTTCTGGAAAAGTGTCAGCACTCCAACCCTCTCTCAATAAGGTCAACAAACtgctacaggggttggacaatgaaactgaaacacctgtcattttagtgtgggaggtttcatggctaaatttgACCAGTAAGAGCAAAGTATGAAGgtttaattagcagagggtaagagcatagttttgctcaaaatattgcaatgcacacaacattatggttgacataccagagttcaaaagaagacaaattgttggtgcacgtcttgctggcgcatctgtgaccaagacagcaagtctttgtgatgtatcaagagccacggtatccagggtaaagtcagcataccaccaagaaggacgaaatacatccaacaggattaactgtggacgcaagaggaaactgtctgaaagggatgttcgggtgctaacccagattgtatccaaaaaacataaaaccacggcagaactaaatgtgcacctcagctctcctgtttccaccagaactgtccgtcgggagctccacagggtcaatatacacagcGACTGCTGTAGctaaacctttggtcactcatgccaatgccaaatgtcggtttcaatggtgcaaggagtgcaCATCTtaggctgtggacaatgtgaaacatgtattgttctctgatgagtccacctttactgttttccccacatccgggagagttacagtgtggagaagccccaaagaatcgtaccacccagactgttgcatgcccagagtgaagcatgagggtggatcagtgatggtttgggctgccatatcatggcattcccttggcccaataattgtgctagatgggcatgtgactgccaaggactaccaaaccattctggaggaccatgtgcatccaatggttcaaacattgtatcctgaaggcggtgccgtgtatcagggcgacaatgcaccaatacacacagcaagactggtgaaagattggtttgatgaacatgaaagtgaagttgaacatctcccatggcctgcatagtcaccagatctaaatattattgagcccctttggggtgttttggagaagcaagtcaggaaacgttttcctccaccagcatcacgtagtgacctggccactatcctgcaagaataATAGCTTAAAATCcgtctgaccactgtgcaggacttgtatatgtcattcccaagacgaattgacactgtattggccgcaaaaggaggccctacaccatactaataaattattgtggtcttaaaccaggtgtttcagtttcattgtccaacccctgtatattcaGTGCATACATATTAAAGAGGCCATCTGACACAGTCATTACAACTTTGTGAAACTTCTCTAATAAGAATTGAATCATGaaactaaatattttttattgacaAAGTCTTCAATTAACACCTAGCCCAACACATGAACTGAAGCTCCACTGCAACTATCACCACAAGGACCACATTACTTCATATATGTATCTTTTTTCGGGTGTAAAATATCACAgacacctccagggtgtaatccctccttgcgcccaatgattccaggtaggctctggacccaccgcgaccctgaattggataagcggttacagataatgaatgaattagctATAATTATTCTGATTATCTGATATAATGATGACAGCACAGCTTTCCTTATTGTACTGATTAGGTTTATTCCTAAACGTAAGAACTGTCATATAAAATTgcacaaacaaatatacaatTATACACAAGTAACTCCAATATAAAGTAGTCCTTAATTTTAGAATATGACAATTTTAAacttgtacaatgaaatgtttcTTGCCTTGTAAACTATCACTGCTATTTATTCATTATGAATTAGTTCTTAGTGTCAATGTTGACTTTTAACTTCATTAAAACCACATGAATTTAATCCTTAGCTTTACACATAAACTTATAGCTAAATGCATACTAGCAACATTAGCAGCAATGCAATATTTCAACTTCacttaaacacaaaataacattcaaacacaacacaaacctcATTGGCTGCATTAAATAACAAAGGGAGTATATGGCTTGATCTAGAATGTCCCTTGACACGTGAAAACACTTATTTTAACCTTATTTAACACTTATTTTAACCTTGAAAATTACATAAGACAAACATTCTGCTACTGGTGTTATCCGTGCATATAATGTGTCCACCCGGAGACCCTTGCCGACATATAGTTCCGCCTCAGTTCTTAATGTCTTTAAGGGGAattaaccaaaaaataaaataaattataaactgTCCAGGTAGGCAGTTACACTCCCACCAAATCTATGATTTGAAATCATGCAAATGAAAATATACTAAGCAGAAACTAAACAAACGCTGGCTTCAGGTCTTGAACTCCCCATAGATAATCACCAGACTGCACCTTAAAGAAGATAaagacagaagaagaagaaacagtcTTCAATCAGCTTCCAGTATCGTCACCGTTTTATGGATGGGCCTCTCAAGATAGACAGGTTTGGATACGTGCTTTCCCTTCTCATCAAGGTTGGAATCACTGATGCGCAACTTCAGTCTTCTCACTCTTCCATCCCTTCCTGCATATGCTTCAATGACCCTTGCCAACTTCCACTGATTACGTGGTATAGTATCATCTTTCAGGAGAACAACATCATTGACCCTTTCGTCTCTGCGCTCTTTGATCCACTTCTGTCTTTGTTGGAGATTCAGGAGATACTCCTTCTTCCATCGACTCCAGAAGAGGTTGGCCAAGAGTTGGACACGACGCCATCTCTTGCGAAGGTAGAGATCTTCCTTGACAAACCTTCCAGGAGGTGGAGCGAGGATTGTTGATTTCATTGTTAAAATATGATTTGGGGTAAGGGGCACTGGGCTGGATGAGTCATTAAGACAATCAGTGGTCAGAGGTCTGCTGTTGACAATTGCCATGACTTCATACAAGAATGTTCGCAGGGATGAGCAGTCAAGTTTTCTGGTTGACTGTTCCAGGATGGATGTCAAAACACTTCTGATGGTGCGAATTTGTCTTTCTCAGACTCCACACATATGACTTGAGGCTGGGGTGTTCATGATGAACTCGCATCCAAGGTCCTTGAGCTCCTTCTGATCCATCTCTTTCAGTGCTTCAGCAAACTCACGTCTAGCTCCAACAAAGTTTGTCCCTTGATCACATCTTATCTGGCGTACCATTCCACGTATGGCGATGAATGAACGCAGAGCATTGATGAAGGCATCCGTGGTCAGGTTGTCGAGCATCTCAATGTGCACTGCTCTGGAACACATACAGGTAAGTAACAGCCCATAGCGTTTTAGCTTCATTCTTCTTTCTTTAATATAAAATGGTCCAAAACAATCCATCCC from Hoplias malabaricus isolate fHopMal1 chromosome 2, fHopMal1.hap1, whole genome shotgun sequence encodes the following:
- the LOC136687768 gene encoding galectin-4-like, with amino-acid sequence MTLLLFHYISITYQTFFVIYRELQRNFQESLSKSRFCSSQNWTMYYLYKELRNKITSLGNSCWSLSTIQREVTNQVSNINIPYVAKIPGDLKPGMALYFQGVVHPDASTFSINLKTGQNEDDDIAFHFNPRMLSTGTVFNSCRNGHWENEETFNWCPTPKGSAFDIFFVIRTNCYEVYVNGKKFGFFNHRMPLVTVTTISIKEDVCMDMTGIVAKWDASTFDKEICSGTSRCKHSNILSEVTSTICSPYKPYNAQITGGLQTGRILYFQGVVPSDCDSFAINLKCGPEDADDIAFHFNPRLSNSSVVRNSFRNGSWGPEEISEGPFVKGGAFDLFIVTEHNGYVVVVNGHVFCTFKHRIPLEAVSFLNIKGDVFMNMYGFAEIDIKLSRF